In one window of Mycteria americana isolate JAX WOST 10 ecotype Jacksonville Zoo and Gardens chromosome 24, USCA_MyAme_1.0, whole genome shotgun sequence DNA:
- the DDA1 gene encoding DET1- and DDB1-associated protein 1 isoform X2 has protein sequence MADFLKGLPVYNKSNFSRFHADSVCKASNRRPSVYLPTREYPSEQIIVTEKTNILLRYLHQQWDKKNAAKKRDQEQVEIEGENSAPPRKIARTDSQDMNEDT, from the exons GCAGATTTTTTGAAAGGATTACCGGTCTACAACAAAAGCAACTTCAGCAGATTCCATGCGGATTCTGTATGTAAAGCATCC AATAGAAGACCATCGGTATATCTTCCCACAAGAGAATATCCATCTGAACAAA tcatagttacagaaaagacaaatataCTTTTGCGTTATTTACATCAGCAGTGGGACAAAAAG AATGCAGCAAAGAAGAGAGATCAAGAGCAAGTGGAAATAGAAGGTGAGAATTCGGCGCCACCACGGAAAATCGCTCGGACAGACAGCCAGGATATGAATGAGGACACTTAA